One window of the Nicotiana tabacum cultivar K326 chromosome 4, ASM71507v2, whole genome shotgun sequence genome contains the following:
- the LOC107785239 gene encoding uncharacterized protein LOC107785239, with translation MIINVESQRIHGKCTSSLTDNNEVAAMMSNKSYKSNCNGGYNNNGGFNTNNYNGGFKRSNSFEKSGIYCEYYKGKGHTKDNCYKLHCYPPDFKNRKRESPSNTHANSVTSVGNQNQIFQLLNKGQEAEPVANVATAGTTGIAHALTSHLVDQNWIEDTSASNHMVQSLDLLDDYVKLTGKDRNKVHLFAGEQVAISHKGVASFFKDNPVQNILHIPDFKYNLLSVSKITKELQCLVAFYPDVCIFQELSSGKVLGIGKEEFGLYILKANGRPFLATEQSCSVSSLWHRRLGHAPLKVLQKLDGVPSLKLEGHHWILYSKRRYFLSNTSFESSILFPVLEFVETLTQSLPQDTIPDTTLVSAINSPEDPIFNSSEDQSTADVSPSPVDPSTLLPPGHSTPVVELIKSSRTTKPPVWLKDFVVQPQKGSQYPISNYVGYNTLSSTYQVSLAAYSAILEPKSFSEASRDPKWIDAMQSEIVALEKNNTWSVVDLPSRKTHIGCK, from the exons ATGATTATCAATGTGGAGAGTCAAAGGATACATGGGAAATGTACTTCTTCCTTAACTGACAATAATGAAGTTGCAGCAATGATGAGCAATAAGTCATACAAAAGTAATTGCAATGGAGGTTACAACAACAATGGAGGATTCAATACTAATAACTACAATGGAGGTTTTAAGCGTAGTAATTCATTTGAAAAATCTGGGATTTATTGTGAATACTACAAAGGCAAAGGGCACACCAAAGATAACTGTTACAAACTGCATTGTTATCCTCcagatttcaaaaatagaaagaGAGAAAGCCCTTCCAATACTCATGCAAATAGTGttacaagtgttggaaatcaa AATCAGATCTTTCAGCTACTAAACAAAGGACAAGAGGCTGAACCTGTAGCAAATGTTGCAACTGCAGGGACAACAGGTATTGCCCATGCACTTACGTCACATCTTGTAGACCAGAATTGGATAGAAGATACAAGTGCTTCTAATCATATGGTTCAAAGTCTGGATTTGTTAGATGATTATGTGAAGTTAACTGGAAAGGATAGGAACAAGGTACACTTATTCGCTGGAGAGCAAGTAGCTATTTCACATAAGGGTGTTGCATCATTTTTCAAGGATAATCCAGTTCAGAATATTCTTCATATTCCagatttcaaatataatttactCTCAGTTTCAAAGATCACAAAGGAGTTACAATGTTTAGTAGCTTTCTATCCTGACGTTTGTATCTTCCAGGAACTCTCAAGTGGGAAGGTGTTGGGGATTGGTAAAGAAGAGTTTGGACTTTACATTCTGAAGGCAAATGGAAGGCCATT TCTAGCTACTGAACAGTCTTGCTCTGTGTCCTCTTTGTGGCACAGAAGATTAGGACATGCTCCATTAAAAGTCTTGCAAAAGCTAGATGGTGTTCCTAGTCTAAAACTAGAAGGTCATCACT GGATATTGTATTCAAAAAGGAGGTATTTCCTTTCAAACACGTCTTTTGAGTCTTCTATTCTATTCCCTGTGCTGGAATTTGTTGAGACTTTAACTCAATCTTTACCTCAAGATACAATTCCTGATACAACTCTTGTTTCTGCAATCAACTCTCCTGAAGATCCTATATTCAATTCTTCTGAGGATCAGTCAACTGCTGACGTGTCACCTTCACCAGTTGATCCATCTACTTTGCTGCCTCCTGGACACTCTACTCCAGTGGTGGAACTCATAAAGTCTTCAAGAACTACTAAGCCACCAGTGTGGCTGAAAGACTTTGTAGTTCAGCCTCAAAAGGGTAGTCAATATCCAATTTCAAATTATGTAGGCTATAATACTCTTTCCTCAACTTATCAGGTTTCTCTTGCTGCTTATTCTGCTATTCTGGAGCCTAAATCTTTCTCTGAAGCAAGTAGAGATCCTAAGTGGATTGATGCAATGCAATCTGAAATTGTAGCCCTTGAGAAAAATAACACTTGGTCAGTGGTAGATCTTCCTTCAAGAAAGACT